The Pogona vitticeps strain Pit_001003342236 chromosome 6, PviZW2.1, whole genome shotgun sequence genome contains a region encoding:
- the ELP6 gene encoding elongator complex protein 6 isoform X2, producing the protein MRASPARPLAAIPRRRFLPSGAFSSLGGHRSGETMFAELSELLGVSVEQPERGKLTLLCAANTDASFLIHHFLSFYLKAGCKVCFIAVVQSFSHYSIVAQKLGVSLTAAKERGQLVFLEGLKSSNEVLFAEQQEPAYANPFQFIRDGSDLKVLYEFVRKSLSPTSVGETWRCPVLIVDNLGVLLSLGVKLVDILDFIHYCRVTVNSQLKGNVVVMAHSREDSEDEENERLVMSLRHQSHRLLWAEGLATGYCKDVHGQLTILQRSPWEAEAERDHPRIYQYKIQDRNVSFFARGMSAAVL; encoded by the exons ATGCGCgcttcgcccgcccgcccgctcgcggCGATCCCTCGGCGGCGCTTCCTCCCGAGCGGAGCCTTTTCATCCCTCGGCGGACACCGTAGCGGCGAGACGATGTTTGCGGAGCTGAGCGAGCTGCTCGGGGTCTCCGTCGAGCAGCCGGAGCGG GGCAAGCTCACTTTGCTGTGTGCCGCCAACACAGATGCCAGCTTCCTGATccaccatttcctttccttttatttgaaaG ctggctgCAAAGTCTGTTTCATTGCTGTTGTGCAGTCGTTCAGTCACTACAGCATCGTCGCCCAAAAGCTG gGAGTCAGTCTGACCGCAGCCAAAGAAAGAGGCCAGCTTGTGTTCTTAGAAGGGCTGAAATCTTCAAACGAGGTCTTGTTTGCTGAACAGCAGGAGCCAGCTTATGCTAATCCTTTCCAGTTTATCAG AGATGGTTCAGACCTGAAGGTGCTGTATGAATTTGTCCGGAAATCGCTAAGCCCCACTTCGGTCGGAGAAACGTGGAGGTGCCCGGTGCTTATTGTGGACAACCTGGGGGTCTTGCTGAGCCTTGGTGTGAAGCTGGTGGACATTCTTGATTTCATCCATTACTGTAGAGTCACAGTGAACTCTCAGCTGAAG GGCAACGTGGTGGTGATGGCTCACAGCAGGGAGGATTCGGAGGATGAGGAGAACGAGCGGCTTGTGATGTCCCTCCGTCACCAGAGCCACCGACTCCTGTGGGCGGAAGGGCTGGCTACGGGCTACTGCAAAGACGTCCACGGACAG CTAACCATCCTCCAGCGGAGCCCCTGGGAGGCCGAAGCTGAGCGGGACCATCCACGCATTTATCAGTACAAGATCCAGGACAGAAATGTCTCGTTTTTTGCCCGAGGGATGTCGGCCGCTGTGCTGTGA
- the ELP6 gene encoding elongator complex protein 6 isoform X1, whose translation MRASPARPLAAIPRRRFLPSGAFSSLGGHRSGETMFAELSELLGVSVEQPERGKLTLLCAANTDASFLIHHFLSFYLKAGCKVCFIAVVQSFSHYSIVAQKLGVSLTAAKERGQLVFLEGLKSSNEVLFAEQQEPAYANPFQFISRDGSDLKVLYEFVRKSLSPTSVGETWRCPVLIVDNLGVLLSLGVKLVDILDFIHYCRVTVNSQLKGNVVVMAHSREDSEDEENERLVMSLRHQSHRLLWAEGLATGYCKDVHGQLTILQRSPWEAEAERDHPRIYQYKIQDRNVSFFARGMSAAVL comes from the exons ATGCGCgcttcgcccgcccgcccgctcgcggCGATCCCTCGGCGGCGCTTCCTCCCGAGCGGAGCCTTTTCATCCCTCGGCGGACACCGTAGCGGCGAGACGATGTTTGCGGAGCTGAGCGAGCTGCTCGGGGTCTCCGTCGAGCAGCCGGAGCGG GGCAAGCTCACTTTGCTGTGTGCCGCCAACACAGATGCCAGCTTCCTGATccaccatttcctttccttttatttgaaaG ctggctgCAAAGTCTGTTTCATTGCTGTTGTGCAGTCGTTCAGTCACTACAGCATCGTCGCCCAAAAGCTG gGAGTCAGTCTGACCGCAGCCAAAGAAAGAGGCCAGCTTGTGTTCTTAGAAGGGCTGAAATCTTCAAACGAGGTCTTGTTTGCTGAACAGCAGGAGCCAGCTTATGCTAATCCTTTCCAGTTTATCAG CAGAGATGGTTCAGACCTGAAGGTGCTGTATGAATTTGTCCGGAAATCGCTAAGCCCCACTTCGGTCGGAGAAACGTGGAGGTGCCCGGTGCTTATTGTGGACAACCTGGGGGTCTTGCTGAGCCTTGGTGTGAAGCTGGTGGACATTCTTGATTTCATCCATTACTGTAGAGTCACAGTGAACTCTCAGCTGAAG GGCAACGTGGTGGTGATGGCTCACAGCAGGGAGGATTCGGAGGATGAGGAGAACGAGCGGCTTGTGATGTCCCTCCGTCACCAGAGCCACCGACTCCTGTGGGCGGAAGGGCTGGCTACGGGCTACTGCAAAGACGTCCACGGACAG CTAACCATCCTCCAGCGGAGCCCCTGGGAGGCCGAAGCTGAGCGGGACCATCCACGCATTTATCAGTACAAGATCCAGGACAGAAATGTCTCGTTTTTTGCCCGAGGGATGTCGGCCGCTGTGCTGTGA